CACAACCGCTCCTGAGACTTCGGCAATGCAGGACAAGAAACTCGCCAGCGGAATCTTCGACAGGGCGAGATTTTCGGCGATGTAAGAAAACGAGTCTGCTTCGGTACTACCTGCGACACCACCGAAGCGAGGTGCTGCGCAGGCGTTCAAAAACAGCAGATCAAGGCGACCGTCTGCGGCGAGAATCTCAGACTTGGTGCGCTCGCACCACTGGGCGTCGCCGACGTCGCCGGCGACGATCACGGCCGCGCCACCGGCAGCATCGATCTGCTCGACGAGTGCCCTCGTCGATTCATTGGGATGCCTGCAGGCGAGATAGACCTTGCACTTTGCCGCCCCCAGAGCCGCGGCCAATTCGGCCCCTAAACCACGGCTGGCGCCACACACCAACGCCACTTTGCTCGCCAGTTCACGCGCCGGCAGTGTCAACTCACCGACATATCCGGCGGGGTCCGGCTCCGCCTGCGGAAACCGGACGTAACTCTGGACCCGAGCCGTGGCAATCAACTCGCCGCTGGCCGAAGCGATCTCCAACTCCGTTTCGAGCAAACGGAAATGCGGTTCGTAGTCCCGGAACGTCAATCGATACGCCACTTCATCGCCACAATCCGCAGCCGCCGCCGCAAAATCAATGCTCAGACGCGTGAACAGCGAGGACAGCCCAGGGGCTTTCATGCCGACGATGAAACTGCATAGCCCGAGTACTTTTTCCTGGGTTGTTGTCAGCGACGATTCGGCCGCGGCGTGGTGGCCAAATCGATGTCGACCGTAATGACACGCACCCGCCTCGAAATCGTAGGGCTGCCAGGCCACGGGAGCGTCGTCCCCAGAACTTGGATCGCCCGCTTGCATCGCCTCCTCCATCCAGGCAACCACTGCAGCAGTCGACGGTACCGTGAGTCCATTCCTATACGTGGCCGTCACCGTCATTCGCGTCGCTTGCCCGTCGCTGACCGTCACGACCGTCGACGTCTCGTTTTCCGACGAGCTCTCGACCGGGTAGTTCCGATCTGGTCGGACCTCGCCGCGAAACTCGATATCAAGCCCCTCGATTTCGCGACCGCGAGCGAGTTCCGAAGGAAGGGAGCGGAGCGCCTCGATCGTCGTCAGCGCGCCGTGAGCGATCGTGCCCCCGAACGATGACTTCTTGGCCGCATCAGGATTAACGTGTATCGGATTGCGATCGCCTGACCACTGGGCAAATCGGTTGACATCATCTTGGGTGATGTGCATCGTATTCATGGCTTGTCGATATCGGCTCGAAACGAAATGGATTGGTCTGACAGCGTGATAATCATACGCCCCGCAGCAAAAGTAGCTACCGTCGCTAGACGGTGGAATCCATCCGCTCGCAAATCGAGGGACTCAGCCACCTTGTCCGTCTTGAAGGATTAGCTGCGTTTTTCTTCGCGAATTCGGAGAACGGCGAACCCCGAACTCACGGCGTGGGAATTTTTTCTCGGTGCTGCTGAACGTATGCCGCTGCATTGCGGGTATCGATCACGAGCGGTGCGCGCTTAGCAGTCGCGTCATAATCAAAATCAGTGTGGTCGGTGGCGATCAAGACCGCATCCTGCGGCGAGAAAAACATCGCCCTCAGCTCTTGGCAGGCCATCGAAGTGCCGCATCGCCAATTGTTTCTGCATGTGAGGGGCGCTGTCGTTCAGCAGGTTCCCCTATTTAAGCAGTGATTCCATCAGTTCGAACGACAGACTCTCGTGCCGATGATCGACGTCCTTCTTGTACGGCACACCTGGTATGCAGGCTTTCATGTCGCGGATCGGCTCGCTGGCGTCCTCGAGAAATCACTCTCGCCCTCAACCCTGACTTCTTTAGGTTCGGTTTCATCGCATCCCGCGTCGCCGTCGGAAAGGACCTACTCTTGAGCACGATTAACTGTCCGGCGCGCAGGTGCCGCGAAATCTGCCTGCATGCACTGATCACATAGGTAAGTTCGGGATCGCGGGCATCGTCGAGTGGCGTCGACACGTAGATCGACAGCGCATCCGACTTCGCCAAACGAGAAATGTCCGCCCTCGCATCACACCGCCTCTGGTCGATCCAATCCGCCAGTTTACGGTCGCCGATGTGCTAGTCGTAGCTCTACTTAGCCTGCAACGAGTCAACCTAGCTGTGGTCGACGTCAAACCCAATGCAGGAAAACCCTTGGTCACGAAGGCATCTGTCAGCGGCAAGCCCACATTCCCCAAACCAAGCATCCGACCCGCGAAGCTGCTTCGCCGATAGATTGGCAGATCCCTTCGGTGGTGATCATCGACATGCAAATTCCAAGTTTCAGGGTGAAGAGTTTATCGGCGATGAGGTGCGAGGAAGCACTTTAACACGCAACTCCGTGGGACGCCGAATCGCTTTAGGAATCTCAATTACCCAATACAAACGGCGGATCACATCATCCCGCCGAACTAACTTAAAGTTTATGGACGGGAATCGGTGGTATTGCAAGTTCTGGCTGTAAAGGGTAGTATTGCCCCACTATGTGTGCGTCTAGGGGTCCTGAGTGCGTTTTATGGTTGATCAATGAACGGATGGGAGTTTCCATCTTAGATTGGCCTGCCGTGCGCGTGGCCGAATGCCTCTGGCTGCTCGGCGCTTTGCTATGATTTTCGCGAGGCCTAGTCCCGCTCCACATTCAATATTCCGGCCTGCACTACGCCCGCTCATCTCCTCCTGGCATCAATTCTCCTCGCCTTCACAGACCCGACATCGCATGAATTTACGAATACCACGATCCAACCGCCGACTGAGGCTCGAATCTCTTGAGTCCCGTCGTTTGCTCGCCAATGATCTCGCCGTGCCGGATTTTGGCACCCTGGCAATGCCGAGTTTCAGTCCAGCCATCGTCTCGGCGACGTCGACCAGCGAAATGGTGGAGGGCGAAATGACGATGCAGAGCATGGACATGGGACATAGCATGTTCGAGATCACGCCCGATGCGGTGGTCACGATGCATGACAACATTCCTCGCTTTGGTGCCAACCCCACATTCATTTCGATTCGCGACGGAAATTGGTCGGACCCGTCGATATGGCAGGGTGGTCAAGTCCCTGGTGCCAATGCGATCGTCTCGATCCCCGCCGGCCGGTTGGTAACCTATGACATCGATTCAACGATGCGGCTCGACGCCATCGAAGTGAGCGGCGAGCTGAAGTTTGCGACCGACTCCCACACGTCGGTGTGGCTGAACGAACTCATGGTAATGCCTGCTGGCACGCTGACGATCGGTACTGCCGTGGCCCCCGTCAACGCAAGCGTGACAGCCGAGGTCGTATTTACTGATACACCGCAAGCCGATGGACATCACTTCAAGACGGGAACGGTCGAGCATCCCGGGATCGATCCGTCGCAGTGGGGCAATGGCTTGATCGTATTGGGCAAGGCCGAAATGCACGGTCATACTCTGCAGAACACGTTTGTTCGTGCCGCGGGCGACGTGCTGGCCGGCTCTACCACCATCGAAGCGCAAGGCTATGTGGGAGATTGGCAGGTGGGCGACAGGATTGTCATCCCTGATACGCGTCAAACTAATCCGGTTGACACACCCAACTACTACACATACGAGTCCCAGGAAGAGACCGCGACCATCGTGGCCGTAACGGCCAACTCCATTGTCGTGGATCACCCGCTCCAGTTTGATCATGTTGGGCCCCGCGATGCCGACGGCACGCCGACGCAAACAACCGCTGGCGTCACGCTTGCCCCGCATATCGCGAATTTCGGCCGTAATGTTGTCCTGCGAAGCGAGAATCCCGATGGCGTTCGCGGGCACGTTGCCTTCGTGGGTGACGCCAGCAAAGACATTCGTTATGTGGCCTATCAGGATCTCGGCCGTACCGATGTCGGCCCAATCGACAACACGACGTACGATGTCAATGGCCAGGTCACGCACATCGGGACCAACCAGATCGCTCGGTACAGTGACCATAACCATCATCTCAGCGGACCGATGGGAGGTATTCCCCTCGACGCTGCCCACGCGGATACGAGTATTCGCTACCAATCCATCGGCATCGGCAACTCAATCGACGGAGCCCTGAAGTGGGGCACCACGATCCACGCCTCCCACTTTGGACTCACGGCTGACTCCGTGTATCACGACGTTAAAGGCGCAGCGGTCGCGACCGAAGACGGCAGCGAGTACGGCAACACCATCAGTGGCAATTTTGTCGTCGGCGTCCACGATGGCGAAACCGGTTTCAACGGCTTGGGTGAAAACCTCAGTGATCGCGGTGACCAAGGCGATGGCTTCTGGTTTGCCGGGCCGATGAATTCGGTCACCGACAACGTTGTCGCCAACGCAGTGCGAAACGGATTCGTTGTGTTCCCGGATAACATCCCGAACACACGTAACAGCAGCAAGTACCGTGAGGTCCGCGTACCACTATTTGCCGGTGCAAACATGCACGATGAGTCGCAAACCCGCCTCATCAACGTGCTGGCCGAACCGTTCGACGATTTCAGCGGCAATGAAATCTACGGAGCGACGACCGCAGCCGTCCAGCTCTGGTCAGTGGGTAACCGCAGTCTCTACCCTGACGCGGCCGGACGAAACACTCTCATCGACACGACCGTCTGGCACGTCACGGGTGTCGGTATCCGATTCTATTACGCCGATGATTACGTTGTCGATGGCTGGCTGCAACGGGGCGACCCCGCGATGATCAGCGCTCGTGCCAGCCTCGGTGGTCCATCCAACCCTGCTGTCGGCGCAGCAATTATTCATGCGGGTAGTCGCGCGGCGACATCAATCGTTCGTCATGCCGAAGTCCAGAACATGACGATTGGGTATTTCAATCGCGGACGCGGCTCGGCAGATGACATTCTCCTGGAAGACAGCCATTTTGACAATGATCAAAATATTCTTGTCATCCCCTGGGGCCAGAACCCTGCCGATGGAGTGCGTGATTTCTTAATGAGCAATGTGACGTTTGGCAATAGCCTACGTCCGGGCTCCCAAAACGATATTACGCTGCGCTGGACTCCCGCGTACCTTGACAACGCTGTCCTACCCGAGTCAACGGTCTTCCGCGACTTCGACGGCGTCGACGGGCTTGACCTCTCAATCTACTACCCCGAGCAGGCACCCGATACGATTCCGGAGTTTCAAGGCGAGCCGATTAGCCCTGGCGGCAATCTGACGAATGCAGAGAGTTTTGCGCAGTACGGTGTGGCGGCGAACGGTTTTGTCGCACCCAGTCGTGAGATTGATGGTGACAACGGGGAAACGGCTCTCACTCGCGGTCGAGCGATGGGAATCGATGGCTTGGTGTTTGAGCAAAACCCGCTGGAGCAGCCACTGCTCTTCATGAATGTCCGCGTGGAGTTTTCCAAGCCGGTACTCTACTACACCGTCGTCGGTAACCCTGCTGGCGTTACGGGAGTTGAAGTCAACGTGGACGGGCAAACCCTGAACCTGAACAAGCTAACTGGCAAAGCCGAACTCAGCTTTCTACCGAATCTGGGCGACTTCGAAATCCAAGGACAAATTATCACTACGACCGGATCAGGTGCCTCCAGTGAACTGCAACTCCAACTCCCGTTCCCGATCTTTGGCGTTGTGCCACCGAACAATCGCCCCGTGCTCCAACCCGTTGCCGCACAAGCTCTCGTGGCGAACTCGGTTTTCCGACTCGACCTCGCAGCGACTGACGCGGACGGCGACATCGTTGAATATTCGTCTGACAATCTACCCACCGGTGCGACGCTCAATAAAGACACCGGCGAGTTTGTCTGGCAACCGTCGAACGATCAATCTGGCTCGCGGACGATTAACTTCTTTGCCACCGACAGCCGCAACGGCCAAGCGTCGATGCGTGTTCGCTTCGACGTCGTCTTTGACGCGAGTCCGTCGCCACTGGTGGGCAACTGGGAATTCAACACTGGCTCGACAAACGTTTCGGATGGATCAACCTACGCGTTCGAAGCCACGATGATTGGCACCCCGAAGGCATCGCCGAATTATCTAGAGTTTCAAGGACGTTGGAGTGGCCAACGCTTGGAAATCGAGCCCACTGCAGCCCACCGACCGACCACCGCGATCACACTGCGAGCGGTTGTCCAGCCAACCACCAGAAATAACAGCTTTGAACCGCTCATTCGATACGAATCGGGGAGTGTCGAAGCCTATTCATTGACCGTTAAGGACGGTGGGTCGATGAGTGACGAACGAGGGTCGCTGCAGGGCTACTGGTTTACAGTTCGCACTGAGGCGGGAACGCAGCGGGTGTCGGCCAGAATTACCGATTGGGACATCCGGGGATTCGACGAAGTCGTCGGCGTGTTCGATGGCTCTCGTGACGGCGGCCGGCTCGACCTCTACGTCAACGGCGCTCTTGCTGATTCAAAGACCAACGTGGGCGTGACCATCGTCTATCCAACATTCGGTGGGCAACGTGTCACCCTCGGTGGCAGCGGCGATATTGGACGGACGTTTGGAGGACGCATGGCGGAGGTTCAAATATCGACGGTTCCACAATCTCCGTCCGACCTCGCTTTGACTCCGTGGAAACGAAAAGACGATGCGTTGTTGGCATACCTGGCCACACAGGATTTGGCTGGGTTGGACACCTCGCTCAACTGAGTGTCCCTAGAGCCTGCGTTCGTGAGAATAGGCGGTCAGATAACGTTTTCCAGCATGCAATGGAAGCGTCAGCCGCCGCATCGCGATATTGAGGATGGATCGGCGGAGCGATCCACGACTAAGTGTTCGCATGCCCGCATGTGCCGCGAACCGTGCGACCGCCAAACCGACGAAATTCTAACATGCTAGATCACTTCAAGCACGCAGTGACATTTCGCGTCAGTCCTTCGTTATGGCCTGGATCGTCACCCGCACTTTGAACTCGTCGCGATGCTCGGTTGGTGTGTACCCGATGTTTTCCGTAACCCGTTTGTGACCACCGACCATGTTGTGCCAATCCAGCGGTAGCGTGTATCCGTCCTGCTGCCATTCTTGGCGAACGGTTGGCTCTAGCTTCGTGCCATCCAAGCCTTCGATACGGACTTGGATTTGGTCGGACTCATCCCCGAAGTCAAAGCCATTCTCGACAAGTTGTAGTTCGTGCGTCGTTGAGAAATGCCATCCGACGTAGACTTCAGGACCCGCTTGAATCGTATCGATGATCTGCATTTTCTTCTCACCCGGCGTGATCCGGTACTCGGCTACCGCGCGACCGACATCCCCTACAATTTCAGATTTGTTCTCACGGGTCATTAGATCGGTGTAGTCCCGCGACCAATTCCAAGTCCCATCGTGCTCAACAGGTCCATCGGCACCGACCAAGAAAAAGGGATCTTTTAAAACCTGCTCAGCCGTTTTCGCTTGTGACGCAGACCAATAGGGATGATGGCTCGACAGAATCGGCCAGAAACTGGGGTCGCCAACATGCGGATCCCCACTGGCCTCTCGTTTTGAGAGCTGTACACCGTTGGAGAGTGCATCGATCGAATACGTGCGATTGGCGTGTCCGTTGACCAAGCCGACCTGTCCACTGGCAAAAAACAAGCAGCGTTCGTCGGGAGAAATCCGGAAATTTTCGATGTCGCGATTCGTGATCCACATCCGGAACGTGGACTCCGGATCCGCGGGATTCTCAAGATAGTGCCAGCGCGAACCGACACGCTCGGCCCGCGACTCGGAGGTCGGAGCAACCGACTGAGGCGCCGGGCCGGCCAAGGCCTGGAATTCGAGGAAGTTAGCTCGCTCCGCCTGATCTTCGACAAAATATTGATACGCTCCACCAATCTCCGGCTCGTCCCGATACCACTTGGCGAAGATGCGCAGTGCTGCATTGGGGTTGGGATCCATTTCGGGGTCATGGACAAGCCCGTCTTGCTCAAAGAGCAAGCCGATGTGGCGGGTTCTCGTATACAAGTTTCTCTTGATGAGATTGAACTTGTAATCGGTAGCACTATCGACCGCTCCGAGCTGAAACACGGCACCCGATAGAAAGCTATCTTCATACCCTCCCAAACCCGTATGCCGTTCGCTCTGTCCATACTCTCGCCCACCACCACGGCGTGAAAGTAGTGAAAGCACGTTGGCAAATTCGAACGTCGAGTAAGCGGTCGGATTGACAGTATTTTCGGGACGACACATCTCCGCAATGAATTGCTCTGCCCATTGATGACTTGCGCCTTCTGGGTGAATCCCATATGCGGCCAAGGCGAGTAGCTGTTGTAAAAAATAGGCGGAATAGATGGGGTGCGTTGCATTCCAGTACCCGTCATCAGAAAACTTGCGGCCGCCTTGCTCAGTGAGCTCGAGTTCTTTCCCTAGCATCTGCGTGACTCGTAGAAATGCTCTCTCAAATTCCTCTGCATTTTGCCATTCAATCCAGTCCAATGCGAGGACCGCGGCCATCGATTTGGCGACTCGCGAATAACAGTAGATAGACGCCTGCCACGGATCGATCCAAAACTCAGCTCTCGCCTCCGCCATTAACTCTTCCGCCTGGGTCTCCTCTCCCAGCGCGGCCAAATAATGCGATGCCAGTGCGAGCTGCTGGGGCCCCTTTGGATTTTTAACGATTCGCTGCATGAGCGCGTCGTCGACGTTCTCGCCCGGTAGGATCTGAACGGGGAACCACAACCGTCGCACACAGATGCGCTCGTCCTGACGGTAGGGAGCACGCAAGGATTGAGTGAGTGTTTCGGCGTCGGGATGCTCAATCCACCATTGATCCACCGGTGGAACGGGATGCCCAGCGGCACGCAACGCCGCCACATTGTTTTCAGCATCGCCCCGGTTTTTCTTGCCGTACTCTGCCGCTGTTGCCCGAGAAGAATCCTGACAGCCGACGTGCGCACTGACCGCGAACATGACAACGAGTACCGCAAAGAGACGATTTTTCATAATGGCACGCGGTGGGGAGAGTGGGAGAAGCGGAGCAAAAGGGAAGTGGGGGGCGACGAGATCACGCTGGCTCCCCTCGCCCCGCTGCGGGGAGAGGGGTCGGGGGGTGAGGGGCTTTTCACTCGCAATCTCTGCACCAGGGCTTCAATCTCTTCACGCACCCCATGCAAATCCTGCGTCACTCGAAATCCATGAATCCGCAATACCTCAAACCCGAGCGCTCCTAAATACGCATCGCGCTGTGCATCGCGAGCTCGCCCCCTCTGGCGTGAAATGATCTTTCCCATCAATTTCTAAATCGATTTTCAAATCAACACATACAAAGTCGAGCGTGTACGGTCCAACGGGATACTCGCGGCGGAATTTTTCACCGAGTAATCGCCAGAGCGCGAACGAGTTCCCACACGTCGCGTGAGAACTCGGTGGCGCTCTGACGCTGCTCGCGAGCGAACTGAATTCGTTCGGATTCGCGTACTCGGCTGCGTGGGATGGTCATGGATGAAATTGCGATTTGATGTTCAGTGTGTAGGCCCCTTACCGCCGCCCCCTCTCCCCCACGAAGCGCGGGGGAGAGGGGAGACTGAATGTGGTTCGTGGAGATCTCAGTCTAGCATCTGATCGATCTCGACCGCGGCTTGGGTAAGCGTCACGCCCTCGGCCTGAAATTCGGTTCGTGCGAATCCGAGGCAGCTGTCCAATCGGCTGAGGAACCGCTCAAAATCCGCCTCGCTGGCACAGTACGGTGAACAGCCCGCGACCAACGAACTGCTGTGCAACATCAACACCAACGTTTGCAAACCGTCACGAACTCCCGCCGAGATCAACTGCTTCAAATCATCCGTCTGCGTCCCCTCCGGACTCAGTTTGACGCGTCTGGCGATCCCTAACCTGTCGGCGATCCCGGCCAATCGCAACTTGCGCGGGATCGGTTGCCTTGTCTGTTGATAAATCCTGCGCCTTAACTCATAGCCAGGCCGTGTGAATCCCGTTGTCACGGGGATTTCAATCAGCGATCCGGGCTTCGACGAATCGACCAAGCGATGCGGAAGACGTGCATGCATACGGAAATCAGGACCACCATCCTCTGGGTACGCGAACAACGGCAGGTGACTCGAATCGACTGTGTAGCCGAGCTGAATGAGGCACCGCGCCGTCACAAAACTGAAACCGTAGCGGCCGGCGCGAAACGAGGTGGGCCGGACCCCCATTCGATCCGCGATCGCATCGGTCAACCATGCCAGTTTCTCGTACTGCAGCTCACGCGGCAAATTGCTTAGATACGACTCCCTCGAAGAAACCTGCTCGGCGACAATCGGCGGGTTGCACCACGGGTGACAGTGGGCACCGACCTCGCACCGCGACTCCTGTTGCCACTTCGACATTTCGGCCACGGCCTGTTCGTCATCCAACACCGGCGCAGTGACGAGATAGGTCGGCGGCATCCCGTGCCGCTCGCACAATGCTTGAAATCGAGCGAGGCCGCGTAGGTTGGTTGTCGTGTTGTTGCGAACCGGAAATCCCACGTTCCACAACCCCTCCTCTTCGGTATCGACACTCACGACCAAGCGGATGGTTGATCGCGCGTTCATTGGCTGCGCTCCATCACTCGATCGGCCTTTTCCCATTGCGGCGGCTGCATGTGAAATATTCCTTTGATGAGTCCCACGCCGATCGCAACCTGGCTGAGGACGAGGTAGTGGACCACGCTGCCCAAGGCGCTGCGTTGGAGAACAGGTAGGAGTGAAACGGCGAGGGCCAGAACGGAAACCGCCGCGCCGAACACGGCTGCCCAGCGATACCCGGAGTGCTCCGTCGAACCTGAAAACACACCAAGACCGAACAACGCCAGCGCCGCGGAAATCAATAACACCGGCGACATCCACCGAATCAGCTTATGGGAAACAAACTCGAACCATAGCCAAGGTTGACTGACCTTCGGTAGCCACCCACGACCGACGAGCTGTACGGCCCCCGCCGCAATCCGAACGCGCCGCCGAAACTCCTGTCTCGCCGAAACGGTGCCGCATTCGGTAGCGTATGCTTGCTTACAGTAAACGATCCGCTGG
This genomic window from Allorhodopirellula heiligendammensis contains:
- a CDS encoding polysaccharide deacetylase family protein, yielding MNARSTIRLVVSVDTEEEGLWNVGFPVRNNTTTNLRGLARFQALCERHGMPPTYLVTAPVLDDEQAVAEMSKWQQESRCEVGAHCHPWCNPPIVAEQVSSRESYLSNLPRELQYEKLAWLTDAIADRMGVRPTSFRAGRYGFSFVTARCLIQLGYTVDSSHLPLFAYPEDGGPDFRMHARLPHRLVDSSKPGSLIEIPVTTGFTRPGYELRRRIYQQTRQPIPRKLRLAGIADRLGIARRVKLSPEGTQTDDLKQLISAGVRDGLQTLVLMLHSSSLVAGCSPYCASEADFERFLSRLDSCLGFARTEFQAEGVTLTQAAVEIDQMLD
- a CDS encoding G8 domain-containing protein; its protein translation is MNLRIPRSNRRLRLESLESRRLLANDLAVPDFGTLAMPSFSPAIVSATSTSEMVEGEMTMQSMDMGHSMFEITPDAVVTMHDNIPRFGANPTFISIRDGNWSDPSIWQGGQVPGANAIVSIPAGRLVTYDIDSTMRLDAIEVSGELKFATDSHTSVWLNELMVMPAGTLTIGTAVAPVNASVTAEVVFTDTPQADGHHFKTGTVEHPGIDPSQWGNGLIVLGKAEMHGHTLQNTFVRAAGDVLAGSTTIEAQGYVGDWQVGDRIVIPDTRQTNPVDTPNYYTYESQEETATIVAVTANSIVVDHPLQFDHVGPRDADGTPTQTTAGVTLAPHIANFGRNVVLRSENPDGVRGHVAFVGDASKDIRYVAYQDLGRTDVGPIDNTTYDVNGQVTHIGTNQIARYSDHNHHLSGPMGGIPLDAAHADTSIRYQSIGIGNSIDGALKWGTTIHASHFGLTADSVYHDVKGAAVATEDGSEYGNTISGNFVVGVHDGETGFNGLGENLSDRGDQGDGFWFAGPMNSVTDNVVANAVRNGFVVFPDNIPNTRNSSKYREVRVPLFAGANMHDESQTRLINVLAEPFDDFSGNEIYGATTAAVQLWSVGNRSLYPDAAGRNTLIDTTVWHVTGVGIRFYYADDYVVDGWLQRGDPAMISARASLGGPSNPAVGAAIIHAGSRAATSIVRHAEVQNMTIGYFNRGRGSADDILLEDSHFDNDQNILVIPWGQNPADGVRDFLMSNVTFGNSLRPGSQNDITLRWTPAYLDNAVLPESTVFRDFDGVDGLDLSIYYPEQAPDTIPEFQGEPISPGGNLTNAESFAQYGVAANGFVAPSREIDGDNGETALTRGRAMGIDGLVFEQNPLEQPLLFMNVRVEFSKPVLYYTVVGNPAGVTGVEVNVDGQTLNLNKLTGKAELSFLPNLGDFEIQGQIITTTGSGASSELQLQLPFPIFGVVPPNNRPVLQPVAAQALVANSVFRLDLAATDADGDIVEYSSDNLPTGATLNKDTGEFVWQPSNDQSGSRTINFFATDSRNGQASMRVRFDVVFDASPSPLVGNWEFNTGSTNVSDGSTYAFEATMIGTPKASPNYLEFQGRWSGQRLEIEPTAAHRPTTAITLRAVVQPTTRNNSFEPLIRYESGSVEAYSLTVKDGGSMSDERGSLQGYWFTVRTEAGTQRVSARITDWDIRGFDEVVGVFDGSRDGGRLDLYVNGALADSKTNVGVTIVYPTFGGQRVTLGGSGDIGRTFGGRMAEVQISTVPQSPSDLALTPWKRKDDALLAYLATQDLAGLDTSLN
- a CDS encoding DUF559 domain-containing protein encodes the protein MGKIISRQRGRARDAQRDAYLGALGFEVLRIHGFRVTQDLHGVREEIEALVQRLRVKSPSPPDPSPRSGARGASVISSPPTSLLLRFSHSPHRVPL